Part of the Candidatus Aenigmatarchaeota archaeon genome, AGTTAATGTATAATACTCTAACTGGGTTTGTTCCTTGGTTCGATATTTTTTCTAATTCCTGACCAACATACATTGAAACAAGTGTTTTTCCCGTGCCCGGTAGCCCATAGATAAATATGTTTGATGGTTTGGCCCCTTTTAGAGATGGGGCAAGAATAGAGGCTAGGTTGTTTATTTGCTCGTTTCTGTGTGGTATTGTTTCTGGTTTGAAGTGTGTATTTAAAACGTTCCTGTCTTTGAATATCGGGGTTGTTTTTTGAACAAAATCTTGAAAAATGGATTGAATACCAATAGGCATACAAACTAATTCTCCTATTGAAATAAACCTTTTTCTATTGGAAAAGATATAAAACACTGACCCCTTTGTTTCTTGTAGAAGTTTGATTTTGGTTTTTTTGGAAATATAACGGTGTTATAGATAAATATATATAAAAATAATGTTTATGAAAGAAAACAGTATCCTCTCATTTTGTCTCAACAAGAAGAACGCCCCGGTTATATAACTCATCAAGGAAGAAACATCCCCGCCTCTCTTGTTGGGTTTAGACTAGATGCCCAAGGGACAGAATCAGCAATAGTAGAATATAATTTAAGAGTACCACCATCAAATATGTCTTATGGTGGAAGATATTTTTTGTTTGTTTGTTCTCCATTTAGAAAACATTAATTTCTAATTATAATCTATTTATTATAAGGTGTTTTTTTGGAACCCAGTCTCGTGGGAAGAAGATTTTGGTTTATTTGAGAAAATTCAATAAGTGGTTCATATATTGTTAATAATCAGGAGCCGGGGTTAATACCTGGAGAACCTGGTCTAACAAGAGGCTCACTTCATTTCCAAGGTGGTGAATCCTTCCCCAGTTCTTTTGTTTATAGAGATCCATCCACAAAGGAATTATGTTTTTATGTAAATGTTGATGGATAAACACATACACTTGCATGTAGATTTGAAGGGAGGGGGTTTCCACCCGAAACAAACGGGTAAGTTTATTCAACCAAATTCAAAACCCTTGCTTTGGCCAACCCATTTTTAACATCAACAAGACCAAAATAACCTTCAGAAAATTTACCTGGGTTTAGCAAAACAGTTCCACCAATCATGTCTGTTCCTTTTGCTTCATGTATGTGTCCACAAACAGCAAGAATTGGTTTTTTTGATTCAATAAAATTTCTCACAACATAAGAACCAACATGTACACCAGATCTTATTATATCAAGGTTTGTTCCATAAGGGGGGACATGTGTTATCTGTATTTTGTGTTTTGAATTTAAAACCTGATTATAACCCGTGTTAAGCCCAATTTCCATCTCCTCATCTGATGGTTCAAATGGTGTCATGAATGGTGTTTTTGCCCCTCCAAAACCATAAAAACCAAATTCACCAATTATTTTTCCTTTTTTATGGATACTTATATCCTTTTTTTCAATCAAACTCAAAACATCTTTTTCATCATTATTTCCAGGTATAGCCAATATGGGTTTTTCCAATGAGCTTAGTTCCTCCAAAAATATTTCCACAACATCAGTTTGTTTGAATCCTTTTGGGGGATTTATGTCCCCAAAATCTCCTATATAAATTATTAGATCGAAATTTAATTTCTCCAATTTTTCAACATAATCTAAAGTGTTTTCTATATCACCATGATTGTCACCAATTACCAAAAGATTCACGTTAACACCTCATATATTAATTATGAATATTAGGTCATTAAAATTAATGCCATCCTCTTCTATGTTTTTTGTTAATATATCATCAACACTAAGAAACTTCCAGCCATTGTTTTTCCATGCTATAAAACCCATTGCCCCTGCAGACAAACACCAGTTTTTGAAATCTCTATATTCTTCTTCTTTCAGTCTTGGTTTTTTCTTCCATGCCTTACATTCAAAGGCCAATATCCTTCCTTTTTTAATGGCAACCAAGTCCGGAATGGAAAGAGATCCACCAGAACCAGCTGCCCTTATCACTGCAAAACCCAATGTTTTTAATTTTTTGGCTAATTCCCTTTCTGCTTGTGCTCCCTTTACATACCTTTTAATCATCTGGCCTCAACCCATAATTATTTTAAATTATTATAATAAATTGTATTCATGAATGAGTCCACTGGAATAAAAGTAAAAAATATTATGACTAAGAGAATAGTTTCTACAGAGGATTCTGTAACCGTACAAGAAGTTTCTAAAAAAATGATTAGACAGAGAGTTGGTTCAATTATTGTGACCAAAAAAAGAAGACCAATAGGAATAATAACAGAGACGGATATCGTTAAGAGAGTGGTTGCACTTGCTAAAGATCCAAAAAAACTTAGGGCTTCTGATATAATGTCTTCACCAATTATATATGTAAACCCCGAAGAAGACATATACGATGTTGTTAAAAAAATGGAGAAATATAAAATAAGAAGATTCCCTGTTGTTGAAAATGGGAAAATAGTTGGTATTTTAACAAATACTGATATAGCTAGAATATCCCCGGAAATGGTTGATGTTTTGAATCTCAGATTAAAATTAAGAGCTGGGCTTCCTAGAATAGAGGAGGGTTCAACTGCTGGTATTTGTGATTCATGTGAGAATTATTCTGATGATTTATTGTATGTGAATGGAAGATGGGTTTGCGAGGAATGCAGGTAGAACATTTAAATAACTTTCAATTATATATTAAATAGATTTCATGTTCACCTTTCACAATATTGAGAAGACAGTAGAGGATATAAGAGATTTCTCACTTATAGTAGAGGGAAAAAGAGATAGAATAGCATTGGAGAAGTTGGGCTTATCCAATATTTTTGATATTTCAGGGAAGCCGTTACACCAATTTGTCGAGGGATTACCTAAGGATAGGAATTATGTTATACTAACAGATTTTGACAAGAAAGGTGAATTTTTGAAATCTAAATTAAATGAGTTGATGTCCATTCATGGGCATCGTATAAATAATAGACTTAGAATGTCTGTTAAAAACTCTTTTGGTATTGTTAAAATAGAAGAGTTGAGAAAAATTTCAAAAATAAAGGAGGATGTTTATTATGGGAAAATTAGCACAATCAACTATAAAATATTTAATAGAAGCGGAGTTTTCCGCAGATGGATTAGTCGAGAAGCCAGATGTTATTGGAGCAGTTTTTGGTCAGACTGAAGGTCTTTTGGGACAAGACTTGGATTTAAGGGAATTACAAAAAACGGGTAGAATAGGTAGAATAGAAGTAATTCTAAAAGATAATAAGGGAAAAACAAACGGAAAAATAATAATTCCATCTAGTCTTGACGGTGCAGAGACAGCCCTTATAGCAGCAGCAATAGAGACAATTGAAAGAATAGGCCCATGTGATTCATATATAAAAATAACATCTGTCAAAGACATCAGATCTGTTAAGAGAGATTATGTAGTCGATAGAGCCAAGAGGATTCTTAGAAAATTGATAGAAGATGAAATACCTCAGACAATGGAATTAACTGAAAAAATAAAAGAATCGGTGAGGACAGCAGAGATAAGGAATTATAAGGGACTTCCAGCTGGACCAGATCTCTTAATATCAGATGAGATAATAATAGTTGAGGGAAGAGCTGATGTGATCAATCTACTTAAAAACGGTGTCAAAAATGTTGTAGGTATAGGAGGGGCAACAATACCACCAGCAATAATAGATCTGTGTAAAGAGAAAACAACGACAGTATTTTTAGATGGTGACAGGGGTGGTGATTTAATCTTGAAGGAGCTTATGCAATTAACCTCAATAGATTATGTTGCAAGAGCTCCAGAAGGTAAGGAAGTTGAGGAGTTAACCAAAAAAGAACTATTCAAGGCCTTGAGGGAAAGAGTCCCCATCGATCAATTGATTTCGGAAAATAAAAAAACATTAGATGAAAAAACAAAGAAAAAATTGAATGTTATTATGGAAAAAATGATAGGAACTAGGGCAGCATACATTTTTGATAGTAATATGAAACTTAAAAATAAGATACCTCTTTCCCAATTCAATGAGGAAAATGAAAAGATAAAAGATGCAGAATTAGTTGTAATAGATGGAGAAATAACAGAGGAGATAGTAGCGACATCGGAATCTTTGAATGTTAAAATCCTAGTCGGAAGTAGGAAAGATAAGGAGTATAAAACAAGAAATTTAGTAATCTACACAAAGGATGATTTGGCTATTCAAGAGAGTTAACAATTATTTCAATTTTGTTTTTGTAATTTTGGGGTTTACCCCCTATTTTTACTATTTTTCCTACGGATATGTTTTCAATATTTTTTATAGAATTTTTAAAAATAATGGCATCTATGACTCCAGTATCATCTTTAATTTTAAGAAAAATTGTTCCAGAGTTAGATTTTGAAACTTCTATTATTTCACCTCTAATAATAACATAATTTTTCTTTTCCGAAATATCCTTTATGTCGGTTTCATTTATTTTGATATTTTTTTCTATTATAAACATTAAAATCAATCCAAACAATACAATCACAAGAGAAATTTTCATTAATGTCTTTTCTTTCATTTTAGATCAACAACGTGAATAGTTTCATAAATAGGACCATCTCTGGTCAATACACTTTTCACGAGACATACAGATTTCACGTTAAATGAACCTAAATTCACGTTAATATTTTTTACTAGGAACATTTTAAATTTATCCTTTTTTAGACTCTTAACTCGGCATAAAGTTACTTTTTCCTCTTCATAAAAACTCCCCCCAATTTTTGAACCAATTTCTCTTATTAAATTTCTGAGTTCCTCGCTAATTATTTTAATTCCAATAACTCTAATAAAACTTTCATTTGGTATTAATTTAAGGCCAGAAAGTTCTATTTTAAACCCTTTTACATCACTTAAACACTTTTCTAACATCTCTTTTAGGGGTCCCACTTTATCCTCTTTAACTTCACCAATAAACGTTAATGTAACGTGAAAATTATCTTTTTCCACATACTTTCCATGAACACCGATTTCTTTCATTTCCTTTTGTAAGAGGATTAACTTATTTTTTATATCCTCTGGTATCCATATACAAATAAAAAGCCTAACCATAAAGAAAAATAGATTTTTAAAATAAAAAACTATCTTCACATGATTTTAAAATTTAACGTGAAAATGCACATAAATCTTCACGAAAACTATTTAATCTTCGTGAAATAATAAATTTAGTATGGAAGAGAAATATGAATATTATACTTTTTTTAATTGGAAACAAAATCCATTCACGTTAAATATTTCACCCCACCTCTTGGTTGGATATTCTTCACAAATTAAGACATTACTTTCACATATATACAATTCACACAAAATGGCTATTCTTTTGGGACATACAGGGTCTGGTAAAACAACATTGATGAACTGGTTAAATGATAAAATAAATAAGGATCAAAATTTTATATCCTACTATATTCCTAAACCCCCCAAAACCAACGAAGATCTGGTTCTTCTTTTCAAGACAATTTTCAGATATAATTTAATAGATTCAATAATGTTCGGGGAATTAAACATACAAAATCTTCAAAAATTTTTGATTAAAAGAACTATTAAGAAGAAAACTGTGATATTATTTGATGAATCACACGAAGCATCTTTGGAAGTCTTGGAATGGTTGAGAACATTAAATGATATGGTACCGAATCTAATTATTGTCTTTGCAGCGTTGCCTTCATTTGAAAAAAAAGTAGAGGCAGAATTGCCCACACTTTGGATGAGATTTACTACAAAAATTTATTTGGAATCTTTGAATAAAATAGAGACTGAATCACTTATAAGAAAGAGAATTGAAGATGCTGGTGGAAATGGGTTTAAACCATTTACAGAAGAGGCTATAAGGAGGATATTTGAAATTTCTGGAGGTTTTCCAAGGGAAATAATTAAAATTTGTGATAGACTCATCAATGAGGCGGCTCAAAGAAATATAACTTCAATCAACTTAGATTTTGTTAATGAATATTTTTCCAGCAAACAGAACGTGCCTGAAGCGGTAAAGAGACATGAAATCAAAAAAATAATATTACCAGATAAACAAAAAATTATCTTGGAGATACTAAATAAAACACCTGACATAACACCTAATCAAATTGTTGATAGTTTGGATAAACAATTGTACAAAAAC contains:
- a CDS encoding metallophosphoesterase family protein; this encodes MNLLVIGDNHGDIENTLDYVEKLEKLNFDLIIYIGDFGDINPPKGFKQTDVVEIFLEELSSLEKPILAIPGNNDEKDVLSLIEKKDISIHKKGKIIGEFGFYGFGGAKTPFMTPFEPSDEEMEIGLNTGYNQVLNSKHKIQITHVPPYGTNLDIIRSGVHVGSYVVRNFIESKKPILAVCGHIHEAKGTDMIGGTVLLNPGKFSEGYFGLVDVKNGLAKARVLNLVE
- a CDS encoding CBS domain-containing protein, yielding MNESTGIKVKNIMTKRIVSTEDSVTVQEVSKKMIRQRVGSIIVTKKRRPIGIITETDIVKRVVALAKDPKKLRASDIMSSPIIYVNPEEDIYDVVKKMEKYKIRRFPVVENGKIVGILTNTDIARISPEMVDVLNLRLKLRAGLPRIEEGSTAGICDSCENYSDDLLYVNGRWVCEECR
- the dnaG gene encoding DNA primase DnaG, yielding MGKLAQSTIKYLIEAEFSADGLVEKPDVIGAVFGQTEGLLGQDLDLRELQKTGRIGRIEVILKDNKGKTNGKIIIPSSLDGAETALIAAAIETIERIGPCDSYIKITSVKDIRSVKRDYVVDRAKRILRKLIEDEIPQTMELTEKIKESVRTAEIRNYKGLPAGPDLLISDEIIIVEGRADVINLLKNGVKNVVGIGGATIPPAIIDLCKEKTTTVFLDGDRGGDLILKELMQLTSIDYVARAPEGKEVEELTKKELFKALRERVPIDQLISENKKTLDEKTKKKLNVIMEKMIGTRAAYIFDSNMKLKNKIPLSQFNEENEKIKDAELVVIDGEITEEIVATSESLNVKILVGSRKDKEYKTRNLVIYTKDDLAIQES
- a CDS encoding OB-fold nucleic acid binding domain-containing protein — protein: MKEKTLMKISLVIVLFGLILMFIIEKNIKINETDIKDISEKKNYVIIRGEIIEVSKSNSGTIFLKIKDDTGVIDAIIFKNSIKNIENISVGKIVKIGGKPQNYKNKIEIIVNSLE
- the thpR gene encoding RNA 2',3'-cyclic phosphodiesterase, translating into MVRLFICIWIPEDIKNKLILLQKEMKEIGVHGKYVEKDNFHVTLTFIGEVKEDKVGPLKEMLEKCLSDVKGFKIELSGLKLIPNESFIRVIGIKIISEELRNLIREIGSKIGGSFYEEEKVTLCRVKSLKKDKFKMFLVKNINVNLGSFNVKSVCLVKSVLTRDGPIYETIHVVDLK
- a CDS encoding AAA family ATPase; translation: MAILLGHTGSGKTTLMNWLNDKINKDQNFISYYIPKPPKTNEDLVLLFKTIFRYNLIDSIMFGELNIQNLQKFLIKRTIKKKTVILFDESHEASLEVLEWLRTLNDMVPNLIIVFAALPSFEKKVEAELPTLWMRFTTKIYLESLNKIETESLIRKRIEDAGGNGFKPFTEEAIRRIFEISGGFPREIIKICDRLINEAAQRNITSINLDFVNEYFSSKQNVPEAVKRHEIKKIILPDKQKIILEILNKTPDITPNQIVDSLDKQLYKNKDIAIRSVNNILRRMMRDDLVNRKKMGNSYVYSLSGKAKSIFAEA